In Nicotiana tabacum cultivar K326 chromosome 17, ASM71507v2, whole genome shotgun sequence, one DNA window encodes the following:
- the LOC107758917 gene encoding uncharacterized protein LOC107758917 — protein sequence MIFVEYAGGLYPSVNHSPWNGLSLADFVMPFFLFIVGLSLGLAYKNLPCRLTATRKAIYRALKLFIIGLFLQGGYFHGLKNLTYGVDIANIRSMGILQRIAISFLVAAMCEIWFKRRDNNEVNSGQSLLKKYHKQWAIAIIVSVVYLSLFYGLYVNDWEYQMPMDVTKIFSVKCGVRGDTGPACNAVGMIDRKLLGIQHLYTRPIYGRLKECSVNSPDYGPLPLDAPSWCQAPFDPEGVLSSLMAIVTCFIGLHYGHIIVHFKNHKVRIQQWLIPSYCLVLLGVICDCFGMHLNKVLYSFSYMCVTAGAAGFLFTAVYVMVDVLGYRRWTTVLKWMGTNALLIYVLVSCNILPVILRGFYWRRPDNNILTLIRIVHTI from the coding sequence ATGATATTTGTAGAATACGCTGGTGGACTTTATCCCTCTGTTAATCATTCACCTTGGAATGGTTTAAGCCTAGCAGATTTTGTGATGCCATTTTTCCTCTTTATTGTTGGACTCTCTCTTGGACTTGCATACAAGAACTTGCCCTGCAGATTGACCGCCACTAGAAAAGCAATATACCGTGCACTTAAGCTTTTCATTATTGGACTTTTTCTTCAAGGGGGCTATTTTCATGGTCTCAAAAATCTAACTTATGGAGTGGATATTGCGAATATTAGATCGATGGGTATATTGCAGAGAATTGCAATTTCATTTTTGGTGGCAGCAATGTGTGAAATTTGGTTTAAGAGACGTGATAATAATGAAGTCAATTCAGGGCAATCTTTGTTGAAGAAATACCATAAACAATGGGCCATCGCTATAATAGTTAGTGTTGTCTACCTTTCTTTATTCTACGGTTTATATGTTAATGATTGGGAGTATCAGATGCCAATGGACGTAACAAAGATATTCTCAGTAAAATGTGGTGTACGAGGAGATACAGGGCCAGCATGTAACGCTGTTGGAATGATTGATCGAAAATTATTGGGTATTCAACACTTATATACAAGACCAATTTATGGAAGATTAAAAGAATGTAGTGTCAATTCCCCTGACTATGGTCCCCTGCCTCTAGATGCTCCATCATGGTGTCAAGCCCCTTTCGATCCAGAAGGCGTTCTGAGCTCGTTAATGGCGATTGTAACGTGCTTCATTGGTTTGCATTATGGCCACATTATTGTCCATTTCAAGAATCATAAAGTTAGAATTCAGCAATGGTTGATACCATCCTATTGTCTTGTACTGTTGGGTGTAATATGTGACTGCTTCGGGATGCATTTAAACAAGGTTTTGTACTCCTTCAGTTACATGTGTGTTACTGCTGGTGCAGCTGGATTTCTCTTCACTGCAGTCTATGTGATGGTTGATGTGTTGGGTTATAGGCGCTGGACTACCGTGCTGAAATGGATGGGAACGAATGCATTGCTAATCTACGTTCTTGTATCGTGCAACATTCTGCCGGTTATTTTGCGGGGGTTTTATTGGAGGCGGCCAGACAATAATATTCTTACATTGATTCGTATTGTACATACAATATAG